The stretch of DNA GCGAGGTCGCTCCGCACCACCTCTTTCTAAGGATGCGGCTTTTATGGGAATTATGCGCTGGGCGGTTTACAACAGGCTAAAGGCAATATATACAAATGTGCAACTCACTTATGGTTATATCACCAAACACACCAGAATTGCCAATGGCTTAGAGAAAAACCACCGCACCGATGCTCGCTGCGTCAGCGGCAACCCGCACGCAAAACCCGACGACACCTGGTATTTCTTCAAGCAGGTTCGCAGGCAGAACCGGCAACTACACAAAGCAAATCCCGTCAAGGGCGGCATCCGCAAGGCGAACAAGGCCCCAAGAACCTTGTTTGGATTCCAGCTATTCGATAAGGTACTGTACGAAGGCCAGGAGTGCTTTATCTTTGGACGCAGAACCAGCGGGTACTTCGACCTGAGAAAACTGGACGGCACCAAGGTAAGCGCATCGGCCTATTGCAGGAGGCTGAAGTTGCTCGAAAGAGCAGACACATTCCTGGTCGAAAGGAGGGTGAGCGGCTTCCTCCCAGGAATAAATTCCGGGGTTTCCGCCGCGTAGTTTTTATGAGCGAAATAATCCGCCTTCTAATCTGCGATGACGACGCAGATTACCGCGAATATCTTAAAAGGGGCTTCGAGGGCCACCCCAGGATCAGGGTGGCCTACCTCACCCAGAGCGGCCAGGATGCCGTCAAGAGGGCCAGGGACGGAGCGCCCGACGCCGCCCTGGTCGACCACGGCTTGATGGACATGAGCGGGTTGACCGCGGCCCAGGAGATAGCCAAGGTGTCCCCGGGCACGGTTACTTTCCTGCTCGCCGACAACCCCTGGGCGGGGCTGGTGCAGCAAGCGACCGCCCTGGGGATCAGGGACGTTCTGGACAGAAGGCTTTCCCCGGCGGACATGGCCGACGGCATCGAGCGCTGGGTGGACAGCGCCCGGGAGGAGATGCAGCGCCGGGCCGCCTCTTTGCCTGAACGCGCCCCGGGGAGGGGGCCTTTCGGCAGCACCGCCTGGACCGAAACCCAGGCCCACACCGTGCGCCAGATGGTGGTTGCGGTCACATCGGGCACCAAGGGCGGGACCGGCAAGACCACCGTTTCGGTGAGCATGGCCTGCGCTGCCGCGGCCCTGGCCAGGGAGTCGGGGAGGATAAGGGTGGCCCTGGTCGACCTCAACGAGTCGGGCAACGTGGCCCTGCAACTGAATTTGGGCGACGACGAGGCCCTGGCTCCGTACAACGTCAACAACTGGGCTTATCTCTCCGAGGACGCGCCGAGGGAGGAGGTCGACGAGATGCTGGTGAGGCACCGCGGGTCGGGCCTCCTGGTGGTTCCTTCCGTCGTGTCACCCGAGAGGCACGACGAGGTGGGCGAGGAGCTAATCCAGAAGATAATCAGGATACTGCGGAAGCACTGCACGCTGGTAATCTGCGACGTTCCGCCTTCGGCCAAAAGCCCGGCGACCTGGGCGACCGTGGATGCCGCAGACGCCGCCGTGGTGGTGGTCAAGCCCGACGTCCAGGACGTAAAGGACCTGTACTCCTTCCACGGCCTGATGGGGCAGCTGAGGCTCACGTCGAAATTGAACGGGGTGATGAACCTGGTGGGCGACCCGCGATTCACCGACGCCGGGTACATAGAAGCGCAGGTGAGCAAATTGACCGGGCTTTCGTTCATCGGGCAGCTGCCCTACGACCCGGCGGTGTCGCAGGGGGTGCAGCGGGGGATGCCGCACGTCCTGACCAACCCCGAGAGCGCCTTCACCCAGGAGATAAAATCGGTCATCAACTACTTCACGCCCCTGTTCGTGGGCGGGTTAAAGCAGAGCCAGGACGAAAGGGTTTCTCTGTTCAAGAGTCTATTCGGGATAAGAAAGTAGGGAGGGTTTTCTTTGGATTTGAACGAGCTTATCAGCACACTCAAGACGCTTTCAAAGTGCGGGTTCTCGGCGCACTTGCTGGAAGGAAAGTTCTTCGTCACGATGCCATCCGGGAAAATCGAAATCATGGATGCCGGGCAGCTTTCGGAAATCCGCCAGGTACACAAGTCGCTGGGGGTGGACGGCATGGCGCTGGAGATGGCCTGGCAGCACAAGAGCAAACAGGACGTTTTGTGGTAGACGGGAGGCGAAATAGTGACCAGGCTGTGATAGAGCAAAGAGCCGAAAAACAAAACGCTAGAGGGGGTTAAACCAAATGCGTAAACGCAAAGCCCTGATCGCGTTCGTCGCGGTCGTAACGATCATAGCCTTCGCGCTGCCCTGCCTGGCCGACCAGGTAGAGGTGTACGAGAGGGAGAAGCTGGTCAAATCCGTGGTGTTCGCCATCGGCGTAGACGAATACTGGGTGGACAACAAGACCCCGGGTATCAAGATGGACGCCGCGCCGTTCATTGAGAAAGACCGGACCTTCGTCCCGGTGCGATACCTGGCTTACGCCTTGGGCCTGACCGAGAACGACGTGGCCTGGGACCAGGAAGCCAAGAAAGTGACCCTCAAAGGCAAGGCTACCCTGGAGATGTGGGTAGGCAAACCCGAAATCGTATCGGACGGAGCGCCCAGGACTATAGACGTGGCCCCGGTCATCAAGTCCGAGCCGTCCTGGAGGACGTACCTTCCCGCCCGGTTCGTGGCCGAGGGCCTGGGGTACGAGGTGGACTGGGACGCCGACACCAGGACGGTAATCTGCTGGCCGAAGGGTGAGCCTAAACCTGACGTGTCTGCGGCCGTTAAGGACGCGGTGGAGCGTAGGGAGGAGATGG from Peptococcaceae bacterium encodes:
- a CDS encoding response regulator — encoded protein: MSEIIRLLICDDDADYREYLKRGFEGHPRIRVAYLTQSGQDAVKRARDGAPDAALVDHGLMDMSGLTAAQEIAKVSPGTVTFLLADNPWAGLVQQATALGIRDVLDRRLSPADMADGIERWVDSAREEMQRRAASLPERAPGRGPFGSTAWTETQAHTVRQMVVAVTSGTKGGTGKTTVSVSMACAAAALARESGRIRVALVDLNESGNVALQLNLGDDEALAPYNVNNWAYLSEDAPREEVDEMLVRHRGSGLLVVPSVVSPERHDEVGEELIQKIIRILRKHCTLVICDVPPSAKSPATWATVDAADAAVVVVKPDVQDVKDLYSFHGLMGQLRLTSKLNGVMNLVGDPRFTDAGYIEAQVSKLTGLSFIGQLPYDPAVSQGVQRGMPHVLTNPESAFTQEIKSVINYFTPLFVGGLKQSQDERVSLFKSLFGIRK
- a CDS encoding copper amine oxidase N-terminal domain-containing protein, whose amino-acid sequence is MRKRKALIAFVAVVTIIAFALPCLADQVEVYEREKLVKSVVFAIGVDEYWVDNKTPGIKMDAAPFIEKDRTFVPVRYLAYALGLTENDVAWDQEAKKVTLKGKATLEMWVGKPEIVSDGAPRTIDVAPVIKSEPSWRTYLPARFVAEGLGYEVDWDADTRTVICWPKGEPKPDVSAAVKDAVERREEMENPKLEHREVVPGHVDGIDVTDKGKMIESKGPSLADMPIGVWY